One Paraburkholderia sp. IMGN_8 DNA window includes the following coding sequences:
- the panD gene encoding aspartate 1-decarboxylase, producing the protein MQRNMLKSKIHRVAVTHCELHYEGSCAIDEDLLEAANIVENERIDIWNINNGERFSTYAIKGERGSGMISLNGSAARRAQLGDLVIIAAFAVVDEAELKAGWKPDLVFVDDNNKIKGSRDHVPTQNWT; encoded by the coding sequence ATGCAACGCAACATGCTGAAGTCGAAGATCCACCGCGTCGCGGTCACGCACTGCGAGCTGCACTACGAAGGCTCGTGCGCGATCGACGAAGATTTGCTCGAAGCCGCGAATATCGTCGAAAACGAACGGATCGACATCTGGAACATCAACAACGGCGAACGTTTCTCGACCTACGCGATCAAGGGCGAACGCGGCAGCGGCATGATTTCGCTGAACGGTTCGGCGGCGCGGCGCGCGCAGCTGGGCGATCTGGTGATCATCGCGGCATTCGCGGTGGTCGATGAAGCGGAATTGAAGGCAGGCTGGAAGCCGGATCTGGTGTTCGTCGACGACAACAACAAGATCAAGGGCAGCCGCGACCACGTGCCGACCCAGAACTGGACGTAA
- a CDS encoding ParA family protein, with translation MTVIVVANPKGGVGKSTLSTNLAGYFAAAGEWVALADLDRQQSSNAWLSLRPSTLPPIETWEVNQDAPARPPKGLEHAVIDTPAGLHGNRLTIALDLADKVIVPLQPSLFDILATQDFLERLAKEKAVRKGAIEIGVVGMRVDARTRSAEQLHRFVEGLKLPVLGFLRDTQNYVQLAAHGLTLWDVAKSRVEKDLEQWQPIVEWTNGASKKD, from the coding sequence ATGACGGTGATCGTGGTGGCGAATCCGAAGGGCGGCGTGGGCAAAAGCACGCTGTCGACCAATCTGGCGGGCTATTTCGCGGCGGCCGGCGAATGGGTCGCACTGGCGGACCTGGACAGGCAGCAGTCCTCGAACGCGTGGCTGTCGCTGCGGCCCTCCACGCTGCCGCCTATCGAAACCTGGGAGGTCAACCAGGATGCGCCCGCGAGGCCGCCCAAGGGACTCGAGCACGCGGTGATCGACACGCCGGCCGGGTTGCATGGCAATCGTCTGACTATCGCGCTGGATCTGGCCGACAAGGTGATCGTGCCGTTGCAGCCGTCGCTGTTCGATATTCTCGCCACCCAGGACTTTCTCGAGCGCCTGGCGAAGGAAAAAGCGGTCCGGAAGGGCGCGATCGAGATCGGCGTGGTCGGTATGCGGGTCGACGCGCGTACGCGCTCAGCGGAGCAGCTGCATCGTTTTGTCGAAGGGTTGAAGCTGCCGGTGCTGGGCTTTCTGCGCGATACCCAGAATTACGTGCAACTGGCCGCGCACGGCCTGACCTTGTGGGATGTAGCGAAAAGCCGCGTGGAGAAGGATCTGGAGCAATGGCAGCCGATCGTCGAGTGGACAAACGGGGCCAGCAAGAAGGACTGA
- a CDS encoding PaaI family thioesterase encodes MSKLRPEYTIDRLHERQRGKLPGLLGVHVLELEQGSLTAELTVRSELLAPNGFLHAATVIGLADTACGYACLAHLPETARNFTTIELKSNFLGTATEGTIRAVAKGVHLGRSTQVWDATVTDPNGKTMALFRCTQMVLY; translated from the coding sequence ATGAGCAAACTACGCCCGGAATACACCATCGACCGCCTGCACGAGCGCCAGCGGGGCAAGCTGCCCGGCTTGCTGGGCGTGCATGTTCTCGAACTGGAACAAGGGAGTTTGACCGCTGAATTGACCGTGCGCAGCGAATTGCTCGCGCCGAACGGCTTTTTGCACGCGGCCACCGTGATCGGCCTCGCCGACACCGCTTGCGGCTACGCGTGCCTCGCGCACTTGCCGGAAACGGCGCGCAATTTCACGACCATCGAGTTGAAAAGCAATTTTCTCGGCACCGCTACCGAAGGCACGATCCGCGCGGTCGCCAAGGGCGTGCATCTGGGGCGCAGCACACAAGTGTGGGACGCCACCGTCACCGATCCGAACGGCAAGACGATGGCGCTGTTTCGCTGCACGCAGATGGTGTTGTATTGA
- a CDS encoding DoxX family protein, producing the protein MTSNRSADLAALLLRLALGVLYLAHSLQKIFVFTLPGTAQFFVSLGLPGWLGYLTAFVELIGGIALLLGLQVRWVALVLLPFMLGAMSAHLHNGWGFASPNGGWEYPAFWAVTLAVQSLLGGGAFALSGAKAPRALAA; encoded by the coding sequence ATGACCTCGAACCGCTCCGCCGATCTGGCCGCTTTACTGCTTCGCCTTGCCCTGGGGGTCCTATATCTCGCGCACAGCCTGCAGAAGATTTTCGTTTTCACGCTGCCCGGCACGGCGCAGTTCTTTGTATCGCTCGGCCTGCCGGGTTGGCTCGGCTACCTGACGGCGTTTGTCGAACTGATCGGCGGCATCGCGCTGCTGCTTGGCTTGCAGGTCCGCTGGGTCGCGCTGGTGCTGCTGCCGTTCATGCTCGGGGCGATGTCGGCGCATCTGCATAACGGCTGGGGTTTCGCGTCGCCGAACGGCGGCTGGGAATATCCGGCCTTCTGGGCGGTGACGCTGGCCGTGCAGTCGCTGCTCGGTGGTGGCGCGTTCGCGTTGAGCGGGGCGAAGGCGCCGCGCGCCCTGGCCGCTTGA
- a CDS encoding cobyric acid synthase, with product MIQGTTSDAGKSTLVAGLCRLARRAGVRVAPFKPQNMALNSAVTIDGGEIGRAQALQAVAAGIAAHTDLNPVLLKPTSDRGAQVIIHGKARMNLDARAYHDYKPVAFEAVLDSYARLQAAYDTIFVEGAGSPAEINLRERDIANMGFAEAVDCPVVLVADIDRGGVFAHLTGTLACLSASEQARVRGFIINRFRGDVSLLKPGLDWLEVKTGKPVLGVVPYLHGLTLDAEDMLPPELRAAHSGDAGRMLRVVVPVLPHISNHTDFDALRAHPQVDFHYVRSGTPPPPADLIILPGSKNVPGDLAFLRAHGWDSVLQRHLRYGGRVIGICGGMQMLGREVADPHGVEGAPGTLAGLGWLDYSTVLTREKTLKNVTGRLALPGAPEVAGYEIHMGATQGPALASPALQLGEAQDAHPDGAISADGQILATYVHGLFDTPAACAALLAWAGLSDAEKIDYPALREASLDRLADTLAAHLDLPKLFSAIG from the coding sequence ATGATTCAGGGCACCACGTCCGATGCGGGCAAGAGCACGCTGGTCGCCGGCTTATGCCGGCTCGCGCGGCGCGCCGGCGTGCGGGTCGCGCCGTTCAAGCCGCAGAACATGGCGCTCAACAGCGCGGTGACGATCGACGGCGGCGAGATCGGCCGCGCGCAGGCCTTGCAGGCGGTCGCCGCGGGCATTGCCGCGCACACCGACCTCAATCCGGTGCTGCTCAAGCCGACCAGCGACCGCGGCGCGCAGGTGATCATCCACGGCAAGGCGCGCATGAATCTCGATGCGCGCGCATATCACGACTACAAGCCGGTCGCGTTCGAGGCGGTGCTGGACTCGTATGCGCGCTTGCAAGCGGCGTATGACACGATTTTCGTCGAAGGCGCGGGCAGTCCCGCTGAAATCAATTTGCGCGAGCGCGATATCGCCAACATGGGTTTCGCCGAAGCGGTCGATTGCCCGGTCGTGCTGGTGGCCGATATCGATCGAGGCGGCGTGTTCGCGCATCTGACCGGCACGCTCGCGTGTTTGTCGGCGAGCGAGCAGGCGCGTGTGCGCGGCTTCATCATCAACCGTTTTCGCGGTGACGTCAGCTTGCTGAAGCCCGGCCTCGACTGGCTCGAGGTGAAGACCGGCAAGCCGGTGCTCGGCGTCGTGCCGTATCTGCACGGTCTGACGCTCGACGCGGAAGACATGCTGCCGCCCGAACTGCGTGCAGCGCACAGCGGTGACGCCGGGCGCATGTTGCGCGTGGTCGTGCCGGTGCTGCCGCACATCAGCAATCACACCGACTTCGACGCGCTGCGCGCCCATCCGCAAGTCGATTTTCATTACGTGAGAAGCGGCACACCGCCGCCGCCGGCGGATCTGATCATCCTGCCGGGCTCGAAGAACGTGCCGGGCGATCTGGCGTTTCTGCGCGCGCACGGCTGGGACTCGGTGCTGCAGCGGCATCTGCGGTACGGCGGCCGTGTGATCGGCATTTGCGGCGGTATGCAGATGCTCGGGCGCGAAGTCGCCGATCCGCACGGTGTAGAAGGCGCGCCGGGCACACTCGCGGGCCTCGGCTGGCTCGATTACTCGACCGTGCTGACGCGCGAGAAAACGCTGAAGAACGTGACCGGGCGCCTCGCCTTGCCGGGCGCGCCCGAGGTGGCCGGCTACGAAATCCATATGGGCGCGACGCAAGGCCCGGCGCTGGCTTCGCCCGCGCTGCAATTGGGCGAAGCGCAAGACGCGCATCCCGATGGCGCAATCTCTGCCGATGGCCAAATTCTCGCCACCTACGTGCACGGCCTGTTCGACACGCCGGCCGCTTGCGCCGCGCTGCTGGCGTGGGCGGGTCTGAGCGACGCCGAGAAAATCGATTACCCGGCGCTGCGCGAAGCTTCGCTGGATCGGCTGGCCGATACGCTGGCGGCGCATCTCGATCTGCCGAAACTCTTCTCTGCAATTGGTTGA
- the cobU gene encoding bifunctional adenosylcobinamide kinase/adenosylcobinamide-phosphate guanylyltransferase, with the protein MISRDLTFVLGGARSGKSVHAEQLANDSALPVTYIATARVTDDAEFSARIAHHRERRPVHWQLLEAPVDLAGAVTQIDAPDHCILIDCLTLWLANLLCPPEDDGLPIDRYQAHFAAFEAALLNAKGKIIVVSNEIGLGVVPLGAATRLYVDELGRLNQRIAALSTQVTMMVAGLPLALKTAGRT; encoded by the coding sequence ATGATTTCCCGCGACCTCACCTTCGTTCTCGGCGGCGCCCGTTCGGGCAAGAGCGTGCACGCCGAACAGCTTGCGAACGACAGCGCACTCCCCGTCACGTACATCGCCACCGCGCGCGTGACCGACGACGCCGAGTTCAGCGCGCGCATCGCGCATCATCGCGAGCGGCGTCCGGTGCACTGGCAGTTACTGGAAGCGCCGGTCGATCTCGCCGGTGCCGTGACGCAAATCGATGCGCCTGACCACTGCATCCTGATCGACTGCCTGACGCTGTGGCTCGCCAACTTATTGTGTCCGCCTGAAGACGACGGTTTGCCCATCGATCGCTATCAAGCGCATTTCGCGGCGTTCGAGGCCGCGCTACTGAATGCCAAAGGCAAGATCATCGTGGTGAGCAATGAAATCGGCCTGGGTGTGGTGCCGCTCGGCGCGGCCACGCGTCTCTATGTCGACGAACTCGGGCGGCTCAATCAACGCATCGCCGCATTGAGCACGCAGGTCACGATGATGGTCGCGGGTCTGCCGCTCGCGCTGAAAACGGCAGGCCGCACGTGA
- the cbiB gene encoding adenosylcobinamide-phosphate synthase CbiB → MLSLPMIVTLATAGVAVDRWFGEPRIAHPLVGFGKLAMRLEARYNTGRRLRPKGLFAWSLAVMPPVLIAWWLVSVLPFFAACAVHVALLWFALGARSLHDHVAPIAQALAQRDLAHARLLTARIVSRETAHADEAALSRAAVESALENGNDAIFGALFWFAIAGGPGALGFRLANTLDAMWGYRTPRYLRFGWAAARLDDVLNWIPARLTAASYALLGDTRTAWRCWREQAPRWDSPNAGPVMASGAGSLNVLIGGPAVYHGALEHRPTLGAGQPANAGHVTAALMLVERTVILWLAVLIVLALLSVPFHG, encoded by the coding sequence ATGCTGTCGCTCCCCATGATCGTCACGCTGGCGACCGCCGGTGTCGCCGTCGACCGTTGGTTCGGCGAGCCGCGCATCGCGCATCCGCTGGTCGGCTTCGGCAAACTCGCGATGCGCCTCGAAGCGCGCTACAACACCGGCCGGCGCTTGCGGCCCAAGGGTCTGTTCGCGTGGTCGCTGGCGGTCATGCCGCCGGTGTTGATCGCATGGTGGCTGGTCAGCGTGCTGCCGTTTTTCGCGGCCTGTGCCGTGCATGTCGCGTTGCTGTGGTTCGCACTCGGCGCGCGCAGTCTGCACGATCACGTCGCGCCGATCGCGCAGGCGTTGGCGCAACGCGATCTCGCGCACGCGCGCTTGCTGACCGCGCGCATCGTGTCGCGCGAAACCGCGCATGCGGATGAAGCCGCGCTGTCTCGCGCCGCCGTCGAATCGGCGCTGGAAAACGGCAACGATGCGATCTTCGGCGCGCTGTTCTGGTTCGCGATCGCGGGCGGCCCGGGCGCGCTCGGTTTTCGTCTGGCCAACACGCTCGATGCGATGTGGGGCTACCGCACGCCGCGTTATTTGCGCTTCGGCTGGGCCGCCGCACGCCTCGACGATGTGCTCAACTGGATTCCCGCGCGCCTCACCGCGGCGAGCTACGCGCTGCTCGGCGACACGCGCACTGCGTGGCGTTGCTGGCGCGAGCAGGCGCCGCGCTGGGACAGCCCGAACGCCGGGCCGGTGATGGCCTCGGGCGCGGGCAGTCTGAACGTGTTGATCGGCGGCCCGGCGGTTTATCACGGCGCACTCGAACACAGGCCGACGCTCGGTGCCGGACAGCCCGCGAACGCCGGTCATGTAACGGCGGCGCTGATGCTGGTCGAGCGCACGGTCATTCTGTGGTTGGCGGTGCTGATCGTGCTGGCTTTGCTGAGCGTGCCTTTCCATGGTTGA
- the cobD gene encoding threonine-phosphate decarboxylase CobD has protein sequence MNERIADLQVDSSAVVHGGNLHEAAARYGIPYAQWLDLSTGINPHGYPVPPVPADAWRRLPDEGDGFAACAARYYGAPDAAHVLPVAGSQAAIRALPPLLPRATIGIAPLTYSEYAPAFQRAGHQVLPLDVSCETLPDTLTHVVIVNPNNPTAEHLSAGKLLQWHAQLNARGGTLLVDEAFADTMPSASLAACTDRNGLIVLRSPGKFFGLAGVRAGFVLGAPALLDALHRALGAWTVSGPARHAVKAAFEDETWQRQMRARLAADSARLVNLLHAQGLATRSTPLFAWCADARAAALHDELAQRGVWTRLFTANGSVRFGLPANEAEWTRFDESLRDSMRVIDGVSAQ, from the coding sequence ATGAATGAGCGCATAGCTGATCTCCAGGTCGATTCCAGCGCGGTGGTCCACGGCGGCAATCTGCACGAAGCTGCCGCGCGCTACGGCATTCCGTACGCGCAGTGGCTCGATCTGTCGACCGGCATCAATCCGCACGGCTACCCGGTGCCGCCCGTTCCCGCCGATGCATGGCGCCGCCTGCCCGACGAAGGCGACGGCTTCGCCGCCTGCGCCGCGCGTTACTACGGCGCGCCCGATGCCGCGCATGTGCTGCCCGTCGCCGGAAGCCAGGCGGCGATTCGAGCGCTGCCGCCGTTGCTGCCACGCGCGACGATCGGCATTGCACCGCTCACGTACAGCGAATATGCGCCCGCATTCCAGCGTGCCGGACATCAGGTTTTGCCGCTGGATGTGTCGTGCGAGACCTTGCCCGATACGCTCACTCACGTGGTTATCGTCAATCCGAACAATCCGACTGCCGAGCATCTGAGCGCCGGCAAGCTGCTGCAATGGCACGCGCAATTGAACGCGCGCGGCGGCACGCTGCTGGTCGACGAGGCCTTTGCCGATACGATGCCTTCGGCGTCGCTCGCGGCATGCACCGATCGCAACGGCTTGATCGTCTTGCGCTCGCCGGGGAAATTCTTCGGCCTGGCCGGCGTTCGCGCGGGCTTCGTACTCGGCGCGCCGGCGTTGCTCGATGCATTGCACCGTGCGCTCGGCGCGTGGACTGTCAGCGGTCCGGCTCGTCATGCAGTCAAAGCCGCATTCGAAGACGAAACGTGGCAACGGCAAATGCGTGCCCGGCTCGCTGCCGACAGCGCGCGTCTCGTGAACCTGTTGCATGCGCAAGGTCTTGCCACGCGCAGCACGCCACTGTTCGCGTGGTGCGCCGATGCGCGCGCCGCCGCGTTGCATGATGAGTTGGCACAACGCGGCGTGTGGACGCGGCTGTTCACGGCGAACGGCAGCGTGCGCTTCGGCCTGCCGGCGAACGAGGCTGAATGGACGCGCTTCGACGAAAGTTTGCGCGATAGCATGCGCGTTATCGACGGCGTCAGCGCCCAATGA
- a CDS encoding cobalamin-binding protein, which translates to MIRLPRFTIAAALFASVLHAHAAITVTDDTGATVTLPAPAQRVISLAPHVTELLYAAGGGTKLVGAVSYSDYPPEAKQLPRVGDNKALDLERIVALKPDLIVVWRHGNAQRQLDRLREMHVPLFFSEPHHLDDVAVALTRLGQLLGTSPTADAAAAAFRQDIAQLRTRYASRPPVSVFYQVWDQPLMTLNGEHMISDVIALCGGRNVFAKLEPLVPTVSTEAVLAANPEAIVTAAPGATKPDTTLPQLDTWRAWPGLKAVASNNLFAIDGDLINRPAPRIAQGAKQLCEDLDVARSRRKSGAQ; encoded by the coding sequence ATGATTCGACTCCCCCGCTTCACCATCGCCGCCGCGCTCTTCGCTAGCGTGTTGCACGCGCACGCCGCGATCACCGTCACCGACGACACCGGCGCGACCGTCACCCTGCCCGCTCCCGCACAACGCGTGATCAGCCTCGCGCCGCACGTCACCGAACTGCTCTATGCCGCGGGCGGCGGTACGAAACTGGTCGGCGCAGTGTCCTATAGCGACTATCCGCCTGAAGCGAAACAACTGCCGCGCGTCGGCGACAACAAGGCGCTCGACCTCGAACGCATCGTCGCGTTGAAGCCCGATCTGATCGTCGTGTGGCGGCATGGCAATGCGCAGCGTCAACTCGATCGTCTGCGCGAGATGCATGTGCCGCTGTTCTTCAGCGAGCCGCATCATCTCGACGACGTCGCCGTGGCGCTGACCAGACTTGGACAGTTGCTCGGCACCTCGCCCACCGCCGATGCCGCGGCGGCTGCGTTCCGTCAGGACATCGCGCAGTTGCGAACGCGGTATGCGAGCCGGCCGCCTGTCAGCGTGTTCTACCAGGTATGGGATCAACCGTTGATGACGCTCAACGGCGAGCACATGATCAGTGACGTCATTGCGCTGTGCGGCGGCCGCAACGTGTTTGCGAAACTGGAACCGCTGGTGCCGACGGTGTCGACCGAAGCGGTACTCGCCGCCAATCCGGAAGCGATCGTCACCGCCGCGCCCGGCGCGACCAAACCCGACACGACTTTGCCGCAACTCGACACCTGGCGAGCATGGCCGGGTTTGAAAGCCGTGGCGAGCAACAATCTGTTCGCCATCGACGGCGATCTGATCAACCGCCCGGCGCCGCGCATCGCGCAAGGGGCGAAGCAGCTATGTGAAGACCTGGACGTGGCGCGTTCGCGAAGGAAGAGCGGCGCGCAGTGA
- a CDS encoding Fic family protein translates to MNSNGIKQELDLIEQLIAASDEGRGVRALAAALAARRHPMPRRTLQRRLDALLEAGRITSEGGGRAVAYKRISASSAAVSPHQALTSASTAGEAYVPVSTAGLEVRAEVNKPLHERRPVGYNRAFLERYRPNQDAYLSQAQRERLHEWGRTSADARPAGTYARDIMSRLLIDLSWASSRLEGNTYTRLDTVRLIEQGQIAEGKDAQETQMILNHKAAIEMIVESADEVGFNRFTVLNLHAILSDNLMSDPFASGRLRAREVEISGTVFFPLAVPQQITECFEALLNKAAQIDDPFEQAFFGMVHLPYLQPFEDVNKRVSRLTANIPLIRQNLCPLSFVDVPEKAYIEGTLGVYETNRVELLRDVFIWAYERSCQRYLAIRQSIGEPDAFRLKYRNALIQVVQEVIRGGFAGTRGEIETLAQNLVAAGDLSSFVDAIQSDLDHLYLGNVARYRLRLSEFERWPFKRSDTATR, encoded by the coding sequence ATGAACAGCAACGGCATCAAACAGGAATTGGATCTGATCGAGCAACTCATCGCGGCAAGCGATGAGGGGCGGGGCGTCCGCGCGCTTGCCGCGGCACTTGCCGCACGCCGGCATCCGATGCCGCGCCGCACGCTGCAACGCCGTCTTGATGCGTTGCTGGAAGCCGGCCGGATTACCTCGGAAGGCGGCGGCCGAGCGGTCGCTTATAAGCGGATTTCCGCTTCAAGCGCGGCCGTTTCCCCTCACCAGGCTCTCACAAGCGCCAGCACCGCAGGCGAAGCCTACGTGCCTGTGTCGACCGCGGGCCTGGAAGTTCGCGCAGAGGTGAACAAGCCGTTGCACGAGCGCCGGCCAGTCGGCTACAACCGCGCATTTCTCGAACGCTATCGTCCCAATCAGGACGCTTACCTATCCCAGGCGCAGCGCGAACGGCTGCATGAGTGGGGCCGCACGTCGGCGGACGCGCGGCCGGCCGGCACCTACGCGCGCGACATCATGAGCAGGCTTCTGATCGATTTGTCGTGGGCATCGTCGCGGCTCGAGGGCAACACTTATACGCGGCTGGATACCGTGCGCCTGATCGAGCAAGGACAAATCGCGGAAGGCAAGGACGCCCAGGAAACGCAGATGATCCTCAACCACAAGGCCGCGATCGAGATGATTGTCGAGAGCGCCGACGAGGTTGGCTTCAACCGTTTCACCGTGCTGAACCTCCACGCGATTCTCTCCGACAACCTGATGTCGGACCCGTTCGCCAGCGGCCGTTTGCGCGCGCGCGAAGTGGAGATCAGCGGCACCGTGTTTTTTCCGCTCGCCGTGCCACAGCAGATCACGGAATGTTTCGAGGCGCTGCTGAACAAGGCCGCGCAAATCGACGATCCATTCGAGCAGGCTTTCTTCGGCATGGTGCACCTGCCGTACCTGCAGCCATTCGAAGACGTCAACAAACGGGTCTCGCGTCTGACCGCGAACATCCCGCTGATCCGGCAGAATCTGTGTCCGCTGTCGTTCGTCGACGTACCCGAGAAGGCCTATATCGAGGGTACGCTCGGCGTGTACGAAACCAATCGCGTCGAGCTGCTGCGCGACGTTTTCATCTGGGCCTACGAGCGTTCGTGTCAACGCTATCTGGCGATTCGACAATCGATCGGCGAGCCGGACGCGTTCCGGCTCAAGTATCGCAATGCGTTGATACAGGTGGTGCAGGAGGTGATTCGCGGCGGCTTTGCCGGCACGCGCGGCGAGATCGAAACGCTTGCGCAGAACCTCGTAGCCGCGGGTGATTTGTCTTCTTTCGTCGACGCGATCCAGTCGGATCTGGACCATCTCTATCTGGGTAACGTCGCCCGTTACCGGTTGCGGCTTTCCGAGTTCGAGCGCTGGCCGTTCAAGCGCTCGGATACCGCCACGCGCTGA
- the cobC gene encoding alpha-ribazole phosphatase has translation MDIVLIRHPAVALDSGVCYGDSDVALAEDVEVSASALALKLATLQVPPPRVLMSSPLTRCATLAAVMSNDFGCALSHDDRLKEMNFGAWEQQRWDAIDRALLDEWAANFEHARAHGGESVAQFVTRVRAWFEAFAQTRELTPAYVVTHAGVIRVIASLVLDVPLENCLRWSLEMAGIVWLRRDDDAQQWSLVRWNA, from the coding sequence ATGGATATCGTCCTGATCCGTCATCCCGCTGTCGCGCTCGATTCAGGCGTGTGTTATGGCGATAGCGACGTAGCGCTTGCCGAGGACGTAGAGGTTTCCGCAAGCGCGCTTGCGTTGAAACTCGCGACTTTGCAGGTGCCGCCACCGCGCGTCCTGATGTCGAGTCCGTTGACGCGTTGCGCGACCCTGGCCGCGGTGATGTCGAACGATTTCGGCTGCGCGCTCAGTCACGATGACCGTCTGAAGGAAATGAACTTCGGCGCCTGGGAGCAGCAGCGCTGGGACGCGATCGATCGTGCGTTGCTGGACGAGTGGGCGGCGAACTTCGAACATGCGCGCGCGCATGGCGGCGAAAGCGTCGCGCAATTCGTCACGCGGGTGCGTGCGTGGTTCGAGGCATTCGCGCAGACGCGCGAATTGACGCCGGCGTATGTCGTCACGCATGCCGGTGTGATTCGCGTGATCGCGTCGCTGGTGCTGGACGTGCCGCTGGAGAACTGTCTGCGGTGGTCGCTGGAGATGGCCGGAATCGTCTGGCTGCGCAGGGACGACGACGCGCAGCAATGGTCGTTGGTGAGGTGGAATGCTTGA
- a CDS encoding adenosylcobinamide-GDP ribazoletransferase gives MNPLAELRYFFTALGYFTRVPVPRWVGYEPHYLNAAARYFPLVGVLIGGLSALVYLAALRVFPAGVAVLLSMAASLVVTGAFHEDGLADCVDAFGGAYTRDDVLRIMHDSRVGTFGAIALVIALALKWQTLAAMPPMRAASLMIAAHAASRVCAISYLATLDYVRAEGKAKPVAQRLSAPALICAVVFGLPWLFWPDWPDWRFACATLAVLAVLRFAMGRYFVRRIGGYTGDCLGFAQQIFELSIYLVGLAWISS, from the coding sequence ATGAATCCGCTCGCGGAACTGCGCTACTTCTTCACGGCGCTCGGCTATTTCACGCGCGTGCCGGTGCCGCGTTGGGTCGGCTATGAGCCGCACTATCTGAACGCGGCGGCGCGCTATTTTCCGCTTGTCGGCGTGTTGATCGGCGGCTTGAGCGCGCTGGTCTATCTCGCGGCGTTACGGGTCTTTCCGGCGGGTGTGGCGGTGCTGCTGTCGATGGCCGCCTCGCTCGTCGTCACCGGCGCGTTTCACGAAGACGGTCTGGCCGATTGCGTCGATGCGTTCGGTGGCGCCTATACGCGCGACGACGTGCTGCGCATCATGCATGATTCGCGTGTTGGCACATTCGGGGCTATCGCGCTCGTGATCGCGCTGGCGTTGAAGTGGCAAACGCTCGCCGCCATGCCGCCGATGCGCGCGGCAAGTCTGATGATTGCGGCTCATGCGGCTAGCCGCGTCTGCGCGATCAGCTATCTCGCCACGCTCGACTATGTGCGTGCCGAAGGCAAGGCCAAGCCGGTCGCGCAACGCTTGAGCGCCCCCGCGTTGATCTGCGCTGTGGTGTTCGGTTTGCCGTGGCTGTTCTGGCCTGATTGGCCCGACTGGCGGTTTGCCTGCGCGACACTCGCCGTCCTGGCGGTGCTGCGTTTTGCGATGGGCCGTTATTTCGTCAGACGCATCGGTGGGTACACCGGTGACTGCCTGGGCTTCGCTCAACAGATTTTTGAATTGAGCATCTACCTCGTGGGGCTCGCATGGATATCGTCCTGA